In Malus sylvestris chromosome 15, drMalSylv7.2, whole genome shotgun sequence, a single genomic region encodes these proteins:
- the LOC126601830 gene encoding ethylene-responsive transcription factor ERF019-like: MSYSSEESGSPCSTTNRKLKGVRQRKWGKWVSEIRVPGTQDRLWLGSFSTAEAAAVARDVAYYCLRRPSTLEGLNFPLELPPCARDDMSPRSVQKAASDAGMAVDAQLIANKSPPQQPAGTGSYAVETTEFWEDGYVGQSSTSTSRGSWGGGHGFGNGGDHQGGLSISIDDYDLQI; this comes from the coding sequence atgagTTACAGTTCGGAAGAAAGCGGGAGTCCATGCAGCACAACAAACAGAAAACTCAAGGGGGTGCGCCAACGGAAATGGGGCAAGTGGGTGTCCGAAATCCGTGTTCCGGGGACTCAAGACCGGCTTTGGTTAGGCTCCTTCTCCACGGCAGAGGCGGCAGCGGTGGCTCGAGACGTTGCGTATTATTGCTTGCGTCGACCTTCCACGTTGGAAGGCCTTAACTTCCCGTTGGAGTTACCGCCTTGTGCGAGGGATGATATGTCGCCCAGGTCGGTGCAGAAGGCAGCCTCGGATGCTGGCATGGCAGTTGATGCTCAGCTGATAGCCAACAAGTCGCCGCCACAGCAGCCAGCTGGAACTGGAAGCTATGCAGTTGAGACGACTGAGTTTTGGGAAGATGGTTATGTTGGACAGAGTTCTACTTCTACTTCTAGGGGCAGCTGGGGAGGAGGACATGGATTTGGCAACGGCGGTGATCATCAAGGGGGTTTGAGCATTTCCATTGACGATTATGATCTCCAAATCTAA